A DNA window from Moorella thermoacetica contains the following coding sequences:
- a CDS encoding ArnT family glycosyltransferase, whose translation MLWFLLGTLALLTGSWLMAARMALKKTLDRWLAVGVLTMAGQVLILLLAGQALRHLNRGVVLLLALGWAGLGLLIRNRQGSRSGEIFSFESGAAGDIGEPGNAEIFSSSLIAVTGVILAFSLAALVLGWIYLPPFAWDEIWYHLTPMAAWFKQGAITRLPEALLWQHYDPTRVTSRKLALDLSVAFNWANVYPLNAELNALWIMVLTGNDLLVDATQFPYVVIGALATFGLSRSGGAGRNASILASMLFLLTPMVLIHLRVAYVDAAFGSMVAAALYLFLRWQEERNLEYALILGLAIGLMMGIKATGIAFAGVFVLAILASGFWQYRQGVSGNRALWLQITVILLSLMATGTFWYLRTWWFYGNPVYPVEIQVLGWKLPGMGSVSRLFMAANTPEAYRGRNIILNILTSWLELGNESYNYYSRTRGLGPAWAALALPAILPFAFSAWRRRRAPVLWMVGLTLIFLILQPAAWWPRYVLYVVPVGLAAMAWVYDRLDPRLKMAVAGIMILNLVVATGLTLVETLDKLPAAMRLDPAHRTFGELYFSDYAWVDQLPPSRIGYTPMAWIYPLYGGLRNQVELVDGTTAESWREAIICQGLDFVVTNTQYGDYDRWALSLPDLLTPYRKGEMINVYRVRPGRGRQ comes from the coding sequence ATGCTCTGGTTTCTTCTGGGCACACTGGCCCTGCTCACCGGGTCCTGGCTCATGGCGGCCCGGATGGCGTTGAAAAAAACTCTCGACCGCTGGCTGGCCGTAGGGGTATTGACCATGGCCGGGCAGGTACTGATCCTCCTGCTCGCCGGTCAAGCCCTGCGGCATCTTAACCGCGGCGTGGTATTGCTCCTGGCCCTGGGCTGGGCGGGGCTCGGGTTGCTGATCCGGAACAGGCAGGGGAGTAGATCCGGTGAGATTTTCTCCTTTGAAAGCGGGGCGGCCGGGGATATAGGAGAACCCGGGAACGCCGAGATTTTTTCCAGTTCCCTCATCGCAGTAACCGGTGTCATTCTGGCCTTTAGCCTGGCAGCCCTGGTCCTGGGGTGGATTTACCTGCCGCCCTTCGCCTGGGATGAGATCTGGTATCACCTTACTCCTATGGCCGCCTGGTTCAAACAGGGGGCCATTACCCGGCTGCCGGAGGCCCTACTCTGGCAGCACTACGATCCCACCCGGGTAACCTCCAGAAAGCTCGCCCTGGATTTAAGCGTGGCCTTTAATTGGGCCAATGTTTACCCCCTTAACGCCGAATTAAATGCCCTATGGATCATGGTCCTGACGGGTAACGACCTCCTGGTGGATGCCACCCAGTTCCCTTATGTTGTAATCGGCGCCCTGGCCACCTTCGGCCTGAGCAGGTCAGGGGGTGCCGGACGGAATGCATCGATTCTGGCTTCTATGCTCTTCCTTTTGACCCCCATGGTTCTGATCCACCTGCGGGTAGCCTATGTCGACGCCGCCTTCGGCTCTATGGTAGCCGCCGCCCTTTATCTTTTTTTAAGGTGGCAGGAGGAGCGCAATCTGGAGTATGCCCTGATCCTGGGCCTGGCCATTGGGCTGATGATGGGGATTAAAGCTACGGGCATCGCCTTTGCCGGTGTCTTCGTCCTGGCTATACTGGCCTCAGGCTTCTGGCAGTACCGGCAAGGGGTATCCGGCAACAGAGCTCTCTGGCTCCAGATAACAGTGATTTTATTGTCCCTGATGGCCACGGGCACTTTTTGGTACTTGCGAACCTGGTGGTTTTACGGTAATCCCGTTTACCCCGTAGAGATTCAAGTGCTGGGATGGAAGCTTCCCGGCATGGGCAGTGTCTCCAGGTTATTTATGGCCGCGAATACACCGGAAGCCTACCGGGGCCGCAACATCATCCTCAATATCCTTACTTCCTGGTTGGAGCTTGGTAACGAATCCTACAATTATTATTCCCGCACCCGCGGCCTGGGACCGGCCTGGGCGGCCCTGGCCCTCCCCGCTATCCTACCCTTCGCATTTTCAGCCTGGCGCCGGCGCCGGGCCCCGGTACTCTGGATGGTGGGCCTGACCCTTATTTTTTTAATCCTCCAGCCGGCTGCCTGGTGGCCGCGCTATGTCCTTTATGTAGTGCCGGTGGGACTGGCGGCTATGGCCTGGGTTTATGACCGCCTCGACCCCAGGTTGAAAATGGCTGTGGCCGGAATCATGATTCTGAACCTGGTGGTGGCCACCGGTTTGACTCTGGTAGAAACCCTGGATAAGCTACCTGCAGCCATGCGCCTGGACCCAGCTCACCGGACCTTTGGGGAACTGTACTTCAGTGACTATGCCTGGGTGGACCAGCTGCCTCCCAGCCGGATTGGTTATACGCCTATGGCCTGGATCTACCCCCTGTATGGCGGCCTGCGTAACCAGGTGGAGCTGGTCGATGGAACCACGGCGGAGTCCTGGCGGGAGGCCATCATCTGTCAGGGCCTGGATTTTGTTGTTACCAACACCCAGTATGGCGACTACGATAGATGGGCCCTTTCACTGCCTGATTTATTAACACCCTACAGGAAAGGGGAGATGATTAATGTCTACCGGGTCAGGCCCGGCCGGGGACGACAATGA
- a CDS encoding amino acid permease: protein MTLLFRRKSISEATELAELKEYKLRRDLNLLELFFLVIGATIGAGIFVLPGVAAAKYSGPAVSISFFLGGLVCICVGLCYVEFASMVPVAGSAYTYAYLALGEIFAWIVGWDLLFEFTAITSTVSVGWSGYFVEFLRGFGIHLPKMITTDIAHGGFINAPAIIAILLVTYIVYSGIREAGKINAYLSLGKLCALALFLVLAIPFIKPVNWHPFLPFGWKGVMTGAALTFFAFTGFDGVTTVTEETKNPQRDVPIALVSGLGFITILYIVVSAVLTGVVPYTKLDVPDPAAFALVSIGKSWGGGIIAIAAIFGLFTVMMGNGLSATRILFAMSRDGLLPPIFARVHKTRRTPYIATLIIFSVALIGGGFLSIGELAELANIGGLTAFTLTAISTLVMRYSQPAARRPFKVPAIWVVAPLGTVGGIALISSLPPITFIRFGIWMVIGLVIYFSYGRKYSKADIGG from the coding sequence ATGACCTTGCTATTTCGTAGAAAAAGTATTTCTGAAGCAACGGAACTGGCGGAGCTGAAAGAATATAAATTAAGGCGGGATCTTAATCTTCTGGAATTATTCTTTCTAGTAATAGGGGCAACCATTGGCGCCGGTATTTTTGTGCTCCCGGGTGTAGCTGCTGCCAAATATTCCGGACCGGCAGTAAGCATATCGTTTTTCCTTGGTGGATTAGTATGTATCTGTGTGGGCCTGTGCTATGTGGAATTTGCCTCTATGGTTCCGGTGGCAGGTAGTGCCTATACTTATGCTTACCTCGCTTTAGGTGAAATTTTTGCTTGGATCGTCGGCTGGGATTTGCTCTTCGAATTTACTGCTATAACTAGTACCGTATCGGTAGGCTGGTCTGGTTATTTTGTAGAATTTTTAAGGGGTTTCGGGATCCATCTTCCCAAAATGATTACTACGGATATCGCCCATGGTGGTTTCATAAATGCCCCGGCAATAATAGCTATTTTACTTGTAACTTATATTGTCTATAGTGGTATAAGGGAAGCAGGTAAAATAAATGCCTATTTAAGTCTCGGTAAACTGTGCGCCCTGGCCCTTTTTTTAGTACTGGCAATTCCCTTTATTAAGCCGGTAAACTGGCATCCATTTCTTCCCTTTGGGTGGAAAGGAGTAATGACCGGCGCCGCCCTTACTTTTTTCGCCTTTACAGGCTTTGATGGTGTAACCACAGTTACTGAGGAAACAAAAAATCCCCAACGGGATGTCCCAATAGCCCTCGTTTCAGGACTGGGGTTTATCACTATTCTTTATATTGTTGTTAGCGCCGTACTAACGGGTGTTGTTCCTTATACCAAGCTAGACGTTCCCGATCCGGCAGCCTTTGCCCTAGTGTCAATAGGCAAAAGCTGGGGGGGAGGAATCATTGCCATTGCAGCCATTTTCGGGCTATTTACAGTCATGATGGGCAATGGTTTAAGTGCGACCCGCATTCTTTTTGCCATGAGTCGTGATGGGCTTCTCCCACCCATCTTTGCCCGGGTACACAAAACAAGGCGAACCCCCTATATTGCCACCTTGATCATATTTTCAGTAGCCCTTATTGGTGGCGGCTTCCTCTCTATCGGCGAATTGGCTGAACTGGCAAATATCGGGGGACTAACCGCCTTTACCCTTACAGCTATTAGTACCCTGGTAATGCGGTACAGCCAGCCCGCGGCTAGGCGTCCCTTTAAAGTACCAGCCATCTGGGTGGTAGCACCATTAGGTACAGTAGGTGGAATTGCTCTCATTAGCAGCCTACCACCGATTACCTTCATCCGCTTTGGTATCTGGATGGTAATAGGCCTCGTTATTTACTTCAGCTATGGAAGAAAATATTCCAAAGCTGATATAGGAGGATAA